The sequence CTCAGCTGGGGCGGCGGCGGCCGCGGCGCGAGCGAGTCGGGCGAGGAGTTCCTCGACCGGATCGTCGAGAACTTCTGGGCATCCGTGACGGACCGGACCGGCTAGTGCTGTGGCCGGAAAGGTTTGCCGGAAAGCTCGCGGCGTCCGGTGCGGTGCATCGCAAGGCGGAGCATCGCCCGTGTACTGGATGTACTCGGGTGATGCGACAACGCGGCGAGGTGCCGTGCCGGGCGTCGCGAGCCGGTGAACCTTTCCGGTCGCAGCACTAGCGACCCGGCCCGCCCGGAGGGCTCCGTCTAGAAGACCGACTCCGCCTCGTCCATCCGGTCCTTCGGGACCGTCTTCAGCTCGGTGACCGCCTCCGCGAGCGGCACCATGACGATGTCGGTGCCGCGCAGCGCGGTCATCCTGCCGAACTCGCCACGGTGCGCGGCCTCGACGGCGTGCCAGCCGAAGCGGGTGGCGAGGACGCGGTCGTAGGCGGTGGGCACGCCGCCGCGCTGGACGTGGCCGAGGATGACCGGCTTGGCCTCCTTGCCGAGGCGCCGCTCCAGCTCGTACGCCAGTGCCGTACCGATGCCCTGGAAGCGCTCGTGGCCGAACTGGTCGATCTCGCCCTTGCCGTAGTCCATGGTGCCCTCGGCGGGGTGGGCGCCCTCGGCGACGCAGACGACGGCGAACTTCTTGCCGCGGGCGAAGCGTTCCTCGACCATCTTGACCAGGTCGGCGGGGTCGAAGGGGCGCTCGGGCAGGCAGATGCCGTGGGCGCCGGCGGCCATGCCGGACTCCAGGGCGATCCAGCCGGCGTGCCGGCCCATGACCTCCACGACCATCACGCGCTGGTGGGACTCGGCCGTCGTCTTCAGGCGGTCCATGGCCTCGGTCGCGACGCCCACGGCCGTGTCGAAGCCGAAGGTGCGGTCGGTGGAGGAGATGTCGTTGTCGATGGTCTTCGGGACGCCCACGACGGGCAGGCCGGCGTCGGAGAGCATGCGGGCCGCGGTCAGCGTGCCCTCGCCGCCGATCGGGATCAGCGCGTCGATGCCGAACTCCTCGACCATGTCGGTCGCCTTGTCGCAGGCCTCGCGCAGCCGGTCGCGCTCCAGCCGGGAGGAGCCGAGGATGGTGCCGCCGCGGGCCAGGATGCCGCTGACGGCGTCCAGGTCGAGCGAGCGGTAGTGGCGGTCGAGCAGACCGCGGTAGCCGTCCTCGAAACCGATGACCTCGTCGCCGTACTGCGCCACCGCCCGGTGCACGACCGACCGGATCACGGCGTTCAGGCCGGGGCAGTCGCCGCCTGCGGTGAGAACTCCGATGCGCATCGTGCTGTGTCTCCTGCTCGCTGTCGTTGCCGGTGAGCCAGTCCCGATTGTTCCACGTCCGCCGGGGCGCCGAGCTACTTGACGGGCGCCTTATCCGGCAGCAGAGGTATTGTCAAGAGGGTTCTGCTCACCTCGGTGGGCGATTTTTATGCCGCCGATGCGACCTTCCGGGCGGTGTGCAGGCACATCGGACATATGACATGAGGGAACGGAGTGGACGCGTGACGCGCAGCGTGTACGTGACCGGGATCGACCGCGGTGACGGCCGCCAGGTCGTGGAGCTGGGAGTCATGGAGCTGCTGACCCGGCAGGTCGACCGGGTGGGGGTCTTCCGCCCGCTCGTCCACGACGGACCCGACCGTCTGTTCGAACTGCTCCGGTCGCGCTACCGCCTCTCGCAGGACCCGGCCACCGTCTACGGCATGGACTACCACGAGGCGTCCGCGCTCCAGGCCGAGCAGGGCACCGACGAACTGGTCTCCGCGCTGGTCGACCGCTTCCACGTGGTGGCGCGCGACTACGACGTCGTCCTCGTCCTCGGCACGGACTTCGCCGACACCCAGCTGCCGGACGAGCTGTCCCTGAACGCCCGCCTCGCCAACGAGTTCGGCGCCTCCGTCATCCCGGTGGTCGGCGGCCGCAGGCAGACGGCCGAGTCCGTGCTCGCCGAGACCCGCAACGCCTACCGCGCCTACGACGGCCTCGGCTGCGACGTGCTCGCCATGGTCGCCAACCGGGTGGCCCGCGAGGACCGCGACGAGATCGCCGAGCGGCTCGCGAACCGGCTGCCGGTGCCCTGCTACGTCGTCCCGGACGAGCCCGCGCTGTCCGCGCCGACCGTCTCCCAGATCGCCCACGCCCTCGGTGCGAAGGTGCTGCTCGGCGACGACTCGGGCCTCGCCCGGGACGCGCTCGGCTTCGTCTTCGGCGGTGCGATGCTGCCCAACTTCCTGGGCGCCCTGACCCCGGGCTGCCTGGTCGTGACCCCGGGCGACCGCGCCGACCTGGTCGTCGGCTCGCTGGCCGCGCACAGCGCCGGCACCCCGCCGATAGCCGGCGTGCTGCTCACCCTGAACGAGGTGCCGAGCGAGGAGATCCTCACGCTCGCCGCCCGCCTCGCCCCGGGCACCCCGGTCCTCGCCGTGTCCGGCAACAGCTTCCCCACCGCCGAACACCTGTTCTCGATGGAGGGGAAGATGACCGCGGCCACCCCGCGCAAGGCGGAGACCGCGCTCGGCCTGTTCGAGCGGTACGCCGACACCGCCGAGCTGGCCCGCCGGGTCTCGGCGCCGAGCAGCGACCGGGTCACCCCGATGATGTTCGAGCACAAGCTGCTCGAGCAGGCCCGCGCCGACAAGCGGCGGGTCGTGCTGCCGGAGGGCACCGAGGAGCGGGTGCTGCACGCGGCCGAGGTGCTGCTGCGCCGGGGCGTGTGCGACCTGACCCTGCTCGGGCCCGAGGACCAGATCCGCAAGAAGGCCGCCGACCTCGGCATCGACCTGGGCGGCAGCCGGCTGATCGACCCGGCCACCTCCGAACTGCGCGACGCCTTCGCCGAGCAGTACGCGGCGCTGCGCGCCCACAAGGGCGTCACGGCCGAGCTGGCCTACGACGTCGTCTCCGACGTCAACTACTTCGGCACCCTGATGGTCCAGGAGGGCCTGGCCGACGGCATGGTCTCCGGGTCCGTGCACTCCACGGCCGCGACCATCCGCCCCGCCTTCGAGATCATCAAGACGAAGCCGGAGTCGTCCATCGTCTCGTCGGTGTTCTTCATGTGCCTGGCCGACAAGGTGCTGGTCTACGGCGACTGCGCGGTCAACCCGGACCCGGACGCGCAGGCGCTCGCGGACATCGCCATCCAGTCGGCCGCCACGGCCGCGCAGTTCGGCGTGGAGCCGCGGATCGCGATGCTGTCGTACTCGACCGGTACGTCCGGCTCGGGCGCCGACGTCGACAAGGTGCGCGAGGCGACCGAGCTGGCCCGCTCGCGCCGGCCGGACCTGAAGATCGAGGGGCCGATCCAGTACGACGCGGCCGTGGAGCCGTCGGTCGCGGCCACCAAGCTGCCCCAGTCCGATGTCGCCGGGCAGGCGACGGTGCTGATCTTCCCGGACCTCAACACGGGCAACAACACGTACAAGGCCGTGCAGCGTTCGGCCGGCGCGATCGCCGTCGGCCCGGTCCTGCAGGGTCTGCGCAAGCCGGTCAACGACCTGTCCCGGGGCGCCCTCGTCCAGGACATCGTCAACACCGTCGCCATCACGGCGATCCAGGCCCAGACGCCCGCCAACTGAAGTCGAACAGAGAGCTTTTGAACACCGTGACCGAGACTCGCGCGGCGCATCGCGTCCTCGTCCTCAACTCCGGCTCCTCGTCGGTGAAGTACCAGCTGCTCGACATGAGCGACGCCGGCCGGCTGGCCGTCGGCCTGGTGGAGCGCATCGGCGAGCGGACCTCCCGGCTCAAGCACACCTGCCTCTCCACCGGCGAGACCCGTGAGCACACCGGGCCCATCGCCGACCACGACGCCGCGCTGAAGGCGGTCGCCGCGGAGCTGGGCCGGGACGGCCTCGGCCTGGACTCGCCCGAACTGGCCGCCATCGGGCACCGGGTGGTGCACGGCGGGCTGTTCTTCACCGAGCCGACCGTCATCGACGACGAGGTGATCGCCGAGATCGAGCGGCTGATCCCGGTCGCCCCGCTGCACAACCCGGCCAACCTCACCGGTATCCGCACCGCCCGGGCGCTGCGCCCCGACCTGCCGCAGGTCGCCGTCTTCGACACCGCGTTCCACACGACGATGCCCCAGTCCGCGGCGCGCTACGCCATCGACCCGAAGATCGCCGACCGCCACCGCATCCGCCGCTACGGCTTCCACGGCACCTCGCACGCGTACGTCTCGCGCCGCACCGCGCGGCTGCTGGGCAAGGACCCGTCCGAGGTCAACGTGATCGTGCTGCACCTGGGCAACGGCGCCTCGGCCTCGGCGGTCGAGAAGGGCCGGTGCGTGGACACCTCGATGGGGCTGACGCCGCTGGAAGGGCTCGTGATGGGCACCCGCTCCGGCGATCTGGATCCGGCCGTCATCTTCCATTTGGCACGCGTTGGCGGAATGTCCATGGACGAGATCGACACTCTCCTCAACAAGAGGAGCGGCCTGTTCGGGCTGTGCGGGGACAACGACATGCGGGAGATCCGCCGCCGCGTCGACGAGGGTGACGAAGAGGCCGCGCTCGCCTTCGACATTTACATTCACCGGCTCAAGAAGTACATCGGCGCTTATTACGCCGTCCTCGGCACGGTGGACGCGGTCGCGTTCACGGCCGGGGTCGGCGAGAACGCGGCGCCCGTGCGGGAGGCGGCGATCGCGGGCCTGGAGGGGCTGGGCCTGGCGGTCGACCCGGAGCTGAACGCGGTGCGAGCGGACGGGGCCAGACTGATCTCGCCGAAGGATGCGCGTGTCGCGGTCGCGGTGGTGCCGACGGATGAAGAACTGGAGATCGCGACCCAGACCTATGCACTGGTCGGAAAGAACAACTGAATAGCACCTGAGCGGTTGGGCACTCATTTGTATCTTCCGCCAGACGGAATATTCCGTAGCGAAACAAACCGATAGGATCGCCCCATGCGCCGTTCGAAAATCGTCTGTACTCTCGGCCCCGCGGTCGACACCCACGAGATGCTCGTCGCCATGATCGAGGCGGGCATGAATGTGGCCCGGTTCAACTTCAGCCACGGCACCCACGCCGAGCACCAGGCGCGGTACGACCGCGTCCGGGCCGCGTCCAAGGAGACCGGCCGGGCCATCGGCGTCCTCGCCGACCTGCAGGGCCCGAAGATCCGCCTGGAGACCTTCGCCGAGGGTCCGGTCGAACTCGAGCGCGGTGACGAGTTCGTCATCACGACCGAGGACGTCCCGGGCGACAAGAGCATCTGCGGTACGACGTACAAGGGGCTGCCGGGCGACGTCTCGCGCGGCGACCAGGTCCTGATCAACGACGGCAACGTCGAGCTGAAGGTCCTGGACGTCGAGGGCCCCCGGGTCAAGACGATCGTCATCGAGGGCGGTGTCATCTCCGACCACAAGGGCATCAACCTGCCCGGCGCCGCCGTCAACGTGCCCGCGCTGAGCGAGAAGGACGTCGAGGACCTGCGCTTCGCCCTCCGCATGGGCTGCGACATGGTCGCGCTGTCCTTCGTCCGGGACGCCAAGGACGTCCAGGACGTGCACCGCGTCATGGACGAGGAGGGCCGCCGGGTCCCGGTCATCGCCAAGGTCGAGAAGCCGCAGGCGGTGCAGAACATGGAGGACGTCGTCGCGGCGTTCGACGCCGTGATGGTGGCCCGTGGCGACCTGGCCGTCGAGTATCCGCTCGAGAAGGTCCCCATGGTGCAGAAGCGCCTGATCGAGCTGTGCCGGCGCAACGCCAAGCCGGTGATCGTGGCGACCCAGATGATGGAGTCGATGATCACCAACTCCCGCCCGACCCGCGCCGAGGCCTCCGACGTGGCCAACGCGATCCTGGACGGCGCGGACGCGGTCATGCTGTCGGCCGAGTCCAGCGTGGGCGCGTACCCGGTCGAGACGGTCAAGACGATGTCGAAGATCGTCAAGGCGGCCGAGGAAGAGCTGCTCTCCAAGGGGCTGCAGCCGCTCGTGCCGGGCAAGAAGCCGCGTACGCAAGGCGGTTCGGTGGCCCGCGCCGCCTGCGAGATCGCCGACTTCCTCGGCGGCCGGGGCCTGATCGCCTTCACCCAGTCCGGTGACACCGCGCGCCGGCTCTCCCGCTACCGCGCGACCCAGCCGATCATCGCGTTCACCACGGACGAGGGCACCCGCAACCAGCTCACCCTGAGCTGGGGAGTGGAGTCGCACGTGGTGCCGTTCGTGAGCACCACCGACGAGATGGTCGACCTGGTGGACCAGGAGGTCGCAAGGCTCGGCCGCTTCGACGCGGGCGACACGGTGATCATCACCGCCGGCTCGCCC comes from Streptomyces sp. FXJ1.172 and encodes:
- the pta gene encoding phosphate acetyltransferase — translated: MTRSVYVTGIDRGDGRQVVELGVMELLTRQVDRVGVFRPLVHDGPDRLFELLRSRYRLSQDPATVYGMDYHEASALQAEQGTDELVSALVDRFHVVARDYDVVLVLGTDFADTQLPDELSLNARLANEFGASVIPVVGGRRQTAESVLAETRNAYRAYDGLGCDVLAMVANRVAREDRDEIAERLANRLPVPCYVVPDEPALSAPTVSQIAHALGAKVLLGDDSGLARDALGFVFGGAMLPNFLGALTPGCLVVTPGDRADLVVGSLAAHSAGTPPIAGVLLTLNEVPSEEILTLAARLAPGTPVLAVSGNSFPTAEHLFSMEGKMTAATPRKAETALGLFERYADTAELARRVSAPSSDRVTPMMFEHKLLEQARADKRRVVLPEGTEERVLHAAEVLLRRGVCDLTLLGPEDQIRKKAADLGIDLGGSRLIDPATSELRDAFAEQYAALRAHKGVTAELAYDVVSDVNYFGTLMVQEGLADGMVSGSVHSTAATIRPAFEIIKTKPESSIVSSVFFMCLADKVLVYGDCAVNPDPDAQALADIAIQSAATAAQFGVEPRIAMLSYSTGTSGSGADVDKVREATELARSRRPDLKIEGPIQYDAAVEPSVAATKLPQSDVAGQATVLIFPDLNTGNNTYKAVQRSAGAIAVGPVLQGLRKPVNDLSRGALVQDIVNTVAITAIQAQTPAN
- a CDS encoding ATP-dependent 6-phosphofructokinase codes for the protein MRIGVLTAGGDCPGLNAVIRSVVHRAVAQYGDEVIGFEDGYRGLLDRHYRSLDLDAVSGILARGGTILGSSRLERDRLREACDKATDMVEEFGIDALIPIGGEGTLTAARMLSDAGLPVVGVPKTIDNDISSTDRTFGFDTAVGVATEAMDRLKTTAESHQRVMVVEVMGRHAGWIALESGMAAGAHGICLPERPFDPADLVKMVEERFARGKKFAVVCVAEGAHPAEGTMDYGKGEIDQFGHERFQGIGTALAYELERRLGKEAKPVILGHVQRGGVPTAYDRVLATRFGWHAVEAAHRGEFGRMTALRGTDIVMVPLAEAVTELKTVPKDRMDEAESVF
- a CDS encoding acetate kinase, translated to MTETRAAHRVLVLNSGSSSVKYQLLDMSDAGRLAVGLVERIGERTSRLKHTCLSTGETREHTGPIADHDAALKAVAAELGRDGLGLDSPELAAIGHRVVHGGLFFTEPTVIDDEVIAEIERLIPVAPLHNPANLTGIRTARALRPDLPQVAVFDTAFHTTMPQSAARYAIDPKIADRHRIRRYGFHGTSHAYVSRRTARLLGKDPSEVNVIVLHLGNGASASAVEKGRCVDTSMGLTPLEGLVMGTRSGDLDPAVIFHLARVGGMSMDEIDTLLNKRSGLFGLCGDNDMREIRRRVDEGDEEAALAFDIYIHRLKKYIGAYYAVLGTVDAVAFTAGVGENAAPVREAAIAGLEGLGLAVDPELNAVRADGARLISPKDARVAVAVVPTDEELEIATQTYALVGKNN
- the pyk gene encoding pyruvate kinase, with the protein product MRRSKIVCTLGPAVDTHEMLVAMIEAGMNVARFNFSHGTHAEHQARYDRVRAASKETGRAIGVLADLQGPKIRLETFAEGPVELERGDEFVITTEDVPGDKSICGTTYKGLPGDVSRGDQVLINDGNVELKVLDVEGPRVKTIVIEGGVISDHKGINLPGAAVNVPALSEKDVEDLRFALRMGCDMVALSFVRDAKDVQDVHRVMDEEGRRVPVIAKVEKPQAVQNMEDVVAAFDAVMVARGDLAVEYPLEKVPMVQKRLIELCRRNAKPVIVATQMMESMITNSRPTRAEASDVANAILDGADAVMLSAESSVGAYPVETVKTMSKIVKAAEEELLSKGLQPLVPGKKPRTQGGSVARAACEIADFLGGRGLIAFTQSGDTARRLSRYRATQPIIAFTTDEGTRNQLTLSWGVESHVVPFVSTTDEMVDLVDQEVARLGRFDAGDTVIITAGSPPGVPGTTNMLRVHHLSAQGS